The following coding sequences lie in one Kribbella sp. NBC_00709 genomic window:
- a CDS encoding quinone oxidoreductase family protein, protein MKAAVLHEVGGVPRYEEFPDPVPAAGEVVIEVLAAAVENVDKAVAAGKHYASGKYLGVLPMIPVFDGIGALPDGTVVGFGNVRPPYGALAERTVVPEGAYARIPDGIDPAVATVMASAITALTMKTAAGLQPGETVLVQGATGVAGRLAIQVARLLGAGRIVATGRDDAQLGELDADTVINTAVSDEELQQAYADAGGYDVVLDFLWGRPTEILLRALTPDTFAFGAPTRIIQTGDVAGPNLVVPGATLRTSGVELYGAARNLTPESMGESYQQVVEWTRAGDLTFQIDRVPLSEIESAWQRTSSHGRRVVVQP, encoded by the coding sequence ATGAAGGCTGCTGTGCTGCACGAGGTGGGCGGCGTCCCGCGCTACGAGGAGTTCCCCGACCCGGTGCCGGCCGCGGGGGAGGTGGTGATCGAGGTGCTCGCGGCCGCGGTCGAGAACGTCGACAAGGCGGTTGCTGCCGGCAAGCATTACGCGAGCGGGAAGTACCTGGGCGTGCTGCCGATGATCCCGGTGTTCGACGGGATCGGTGCGCTGCCCGACGGGACCGTGGTCGGCTTCGGCAACGTCCGGCCGCCGTACGGCGCACTGGCGGAGAGGACCGTCGTGCCCGAGGGGGCGTACGCGCGGATCCCCGACGGGATCGACCCGGCCGTCGCGACCGTGATGGCGTCGGCGATCACGGCGCTGACGATGAAGACCGCGGCCGGCCTGCAACCAGGGGAGACCGTGCTGGTGCAGGGCGCGACCGGTGTGGCCGGGCGGCTGGCGATCCAGGTCGCGCGCCTGCTCGGTGCCGGCCGGATCGTCGCAACCGGTCGTGACGACGCCCAGCTCGGCGAGCTCGACGCCGACACCGTGATCAACACCGCCGTCTCCGACGAGGAGCTGCAGCAGGCATACGCCGACGCCGGCGGGTACGACGTGGTCCTCGATTTCCTCTGGGGCCGCCCGACCGAGATCCTGCTCCGCGCGCTCACCCCGGACACGTTCGCCTTCGGTGCGCCGACGCGCATCATCCAGACCGGCGACGTGGCCGGCCCCAACCTCGTCGTACCCGGAGCGACGCTGCGGACCTCTGGTGTGGAGCTGTACGGCGCCGCTCGCAACCTGACGCCGGAGTCGATGGGGGAGTCGTACCAGCAGGTCGTCGAGTGGACCCGTGCGGGCGACCTCACCTTCCAGATCGACCGCGTGCCGTTGAGCGAGATCGAGTCCGCCTGGCAGCGCACCAGTTCGCACGGCCGCCGGGTCGTCGTCCAGCCTTAA
- a CDS encoding helix-turn-helix domain-containing protein, whose translation MDHRAEIKEFLSSRRARLTPEQAGLPVYGGNRRVKGLRREEVALLAGVSVDYYVRIERGNLAGASDGVLEALARALQLDDAERAHLFALARESDATPTVRRRATTKGVRPAIQQVLDAITDAPAWIRNGRHDLLAANRMARALYAPMLADSRRPANTARFVYLDPASQEFFTDWERAADDIAAILRLEAGRSPHDKALTELIGELSTRSETFRTRWAAHNVRFHRTGKKKLHHPVVGDLDLDFEAMDFPSDPGLILLVYTAPAGTPTADALQLLASWAATQDQPEPVAQDKE comes from the coding sequence ATGGACCACCGAGCCGAGATCAAGGAGTTCCTCAGCTCCCGGCGTGCGCGCCTGACGCCGGAGCAGGCCGGCCTGCCCGTGTACGGCGGCAACCGCCGGGTGAAGGGGCTGCGCCGCGAAGAGGTCGCGCTGCTGGCCGGTGTCTCGGTGGACTACTACGTCCGGATCGAGCGCGGCAATCTGGCCGGAGCCTCGGACGGAGTGCTCGAGGCGCTCGCCCGGGCGCTCCAGCTCGACGACGCCGAGCGTGCTCATCTGTTCGCCCTCGCCCGTGAGTCCGACGCGACCCCGACGGTGCGGCGGCGTGCGACGACGAAGGGTGTTCGGCCGGCCATCCAGCAGGTTCTCGATGCGATCACCGACGCGCCGGCCTGGATCCGCAACGGCCGGCACGATCTGCTCGCGGCGAACCGGATGGCGCGCGCCCTCTACGCGCCGATGCTCGCCGACTCCCGCCGGCCGGCGAACACCGCGCGGTTCGTCTACCTGGACCCGGCGTCGCAGGAGTTCTTCACCGACTGGGAGCGGGCGGCCGACGACATCGCCGCGATCCTCCGGCTGGAGGCGGGCCGCAGCCCGCACGACAAGGCGCTGACCGAGCTGATCGGCGAGCTGTCCACCCGGAGCGAGACCTTCCGGACCCGATGGGCGGCGCACAACGTCCGCTTCCACCGCACCGGCAAGAAGAAGCTGCACCACCCGGTCGTCGGCGACCTCGACCTCGACTTCGAGGCGATGGATTTCCCCTCCGACCCCGGCCTGATCCTGCTCGTGTACACCGCGCCGGCCGGGACGCCGACCGCGGACGCCCTGCAGCTCCTGGCCAGCTGGGCCGCAACCCAGGACCAACCCGAACCAGTTGCCCAAGACAAGGAATAG
- a CDS encoding TetR/AcrR family transcriptional regulator C-terminal domain-containing protein, translated as MSLDRTKIVDEAVALLDAEGLDGVTLRKLAARLGVQAPTLYWHLPNKAALVTAIAEAIVPDPVPAAPDQPWHDWLTDFALRLRAALLAHPDGARIVSMAQLSRQTAAWSELAMSTLADRGIPLRNARIIVLTVERFAVGHALEEQSPAPDTADFDLEQYRATYPVSMRAITAYFTPGRSVDDLFRDCLEVVIEGAKVIARQ; from the coding sequence GTGAGTCTCGACCGGACCAAGATCGTCGACGAGGCGGTCGCGTTGCTCGACGCCGAAGGCCTCGACGGAGTCACCCTGCGGAAGCTGGCCGCCCGCCTGGGCGTCCAGGCGCCCACGCTGTATTGGCACCTGCCCAACAAGGCCGCCCTGGTGACGGCGATCGCCGAAGCGATCGTTCCCGACCCTGTCCCGGCCGCTCCGGACCAGCCGTGGCACGACTGGCTGACCGACTTCGCCCTCCGGCTGCGCGCCGCCCTGCTCGCCCATCCGGACGGCGCCCGGATCGTCTCCATGGCGCAGCTCTCCCGGCAGACCGCGGCCTGGTCCGAGCTGGCGATGAGCACGCTCGCCGACCGCGGCATCCCGCTCCGCAACGCCCGCATCATCGTGCTGACCGTCGAGCGTTTCGCGGTCGGTCACGCGCTCGAGGAGCAGTCCCCGGCACCGGACACCGCCGATTTCGACCTCGAGCAGTACAGGGCGACGTACCCGGTCTCGATGCGCGCGATCACGGCGTACTTCACCCCCGGCCGGAGCGTCGACGACCTGTTCCGTGACTGCCTCGAGGTCGTCATCGAAGGGGCGAAGGTGATCGCCCGGCAGTGA
- a CDS encoding aminotransferase class I/II-fold pyridoxal phosphate-dependent enzyme, with translation MSVEELTAQVERARKDYEALVAKGLKLDLTRGKPSPKQLDAASGVLGLTGEPVGADGTDLRNYGGLHGLPEVRAIFAEDLQVPVEQLLAVGNSSLELMHDAIVFALLGKVPGAGQRWADVEGLAFLCPVPGYDRHFGICERYGIKMIPVPMTPEGPDMDVVERLVAEDAAIKGIWCVPKYSNPDGAVYSDETVRRLAAMETAAPDFRIFWDNAYAVHHLTDSPAKIADVLALCAENGHPDRVFVFGSSSKITFAGAGVAFFGSSPANLEWWLSHTVKRSIGPDKINQLRHVQFLRDADGLHEHMSTLAGLIRPKFDAVDKILTAELGGTGLASWTAPAGGYFISLEVPEGCAREVVAKAKAAGIAITPAGATHPYGDDPTDQVIRIAPTYPELPEVEAAITGLATCVRLVAGEKLLADQAQ, from the coding sequence GTGAGTGTCGAAGAGCTGACTGCCCAGGTCGAGCGTGCGCGCAAGGACTATGAGGCGCTGGTGGCCAAGGGGCTCAAGCTCGATCTGACGCGGGGGAAGCCGTCGCCCAAGCAGCTGGATGCGGCCAGCGGGGTGCTGGGGCTGACCGGTGAGCCGGTGGGGGCGGACGGGACCGACCTGCGGAACTACGGTGGTCTGCACGGGCTGCCGGAGGTGCGGGCGATCTTCGCCGAGGATCTGCAGGTGCCGGTCGAGCAGCTGCTCGCCGTGGGCAACTCGAGCCTCGAGCTGATGCACGACGCGATCGTGTTCGCCCTGCTCGGGAAGGTTCCCGGTGCCGGGCAGCGGTGGGCGGATGTGGAGGGCCTGGCGTTCCTGTGCCCGGTGCCCGGTTACGACCGGCACTTCGGCATCTGCGAGCGGTACGGGATCAAGATGATCCCGGTCCCGATGACGCCCGAGGGCCCGGACATGGACGTCGTCGAGCGGCTGGTCGCGGAGGATGCCGCGATCAAGGGCATCTGGTGCGTGCCGAAGTACAGCAACCCGGACGGCGCCGTGTACTCCGACGAGACCGTCCGGCGGCTGGCCGCGATGGAGACCGCGGCGCCGGACTTCCGGATCTTCTGGGACAACGCGTACGCCGTCCACCACCTGACCGACTCCCCCGCGAAGATCGCCGACGTGCTGGCGCTGTGCGCGGAGAACGGGCACCCGGACCGGGTGTTCGTGTTCGGGTCGAGCTCGAAGATCACCTTCGCCGGAGCCGGTGTGGCGTTCTTCGGGTCGTCGCCCGCGAACCTCGAGTGGTGGCTGAGCCACACGGTCAAGCGGAGCATCGGGCCGGACAAGATCAACCAGCTCCGGCACGTGCAGTTCCTCCGCGACGCCGACGGGCTGCACGAGCACATGAGCACGCTGGCCGGGCTGATCCGGCCGAAGTTCGACGCCGTCGACAAGATCCTCACCGCGGAGCTCGGCGGCACCGGGCTCGCGTCCTGGACCGCGCCGGCCGGCGGCTACTTCATCAGCCTCGAGGTCCCGGAAGGCTGCGCCCGCGAGGTCGTCGCGAAGGCCAAGGCGGCCGGCATCGCGATCACCCCGGCCGGCGCCACCCACCCGTACGGCGACGACCCGACCGACCAGGTCATCCGCATCGCCCCGACGTACCCGGAGCTCCCCGAGGTCGAGGCCGCCATCACCGGCCTGGCCACCTGCGTCCGCCTGGTCGCCGGCGAGAAGCTGCTGGCCGATCAGGCGCAGTAG
- a CDS encoding transglycosylase domain-containing protein — protein MHRGERRAKRPNVVMSVFVFLLVSVLAGALFAGLALPFAGLVGVTTATAHDTVQYLPQDLKTAPLAEKTIIQDADGKTIATLYQQNRTPVTLKQISPVMLKAIVAIEDDRFYEHGAIDAKGTLRALLRNQSSGGVQQGGSSITQQYVKLNLINKARTPEEVKEATAETYERKVAELRYAIAVEKELTKSQILNGYLNLAFFGDRSYGVEAAAMHYFGVHAARLNLPQAAMLAGLVKNPTGYDPIDSPKRAKDRRDVVLRRMQELNIITAKEAATAISTPVIDPAKVRVAPSGCANSKYPFFCEYVVSKLKENAAFGKTPEEAENYIETAGLVIKTSLDQRIQAAAQTSINQHSKAGDQAVAAITMVEPGTGLVKAMAQSRSYGSKKGQTAYNYNVEKSYAGGFGGFQNGSTMKAFTIAAAIGKGVPTTYRINSPQVISLGGKEFSTCNGPTSVDVYNPKNSTKTIADPSMVDAAKASTNTYFLQLSEQIGICPIATIASKLGMYDAQTLKPLKQVVSFTLGSAGLITPLMLSNAYATFAARGMYCSPQIVTSITMIKTQKAIPTPGPNCHRVLSPGVADGVNYVLHQVMINGGTGSKLNFGKSDLAGKTGTIDENQAVWFSGYSNKLAAAAVVGDADPPASNLIKQVFNGKKLKDASGSGTAGPVWETAMQMALHGLPTSKFVKPDDKIIRGNVKDLPYLKGMTPADAGAKLLSMGFKVVMSHGDRVDSDAPAGTVAWTNPRQEDGAPAGSTVTLIISNGSRAQPTIPPTIPPVPPGTPPTIKPPPNIPTCMPWDPKCHPRRGG, from the coding sequence ATGCACAGAGGCGAACGGCGGGCCAAGCGGCCCAATGTCGTGATGTCGGTGTTCGTGTTCCTGCTGGTCAGTGTTCTCGCCGGAGCACTGTTCGCCGGGCTGGCCCTCCCCTTCGCCGGTCTGGTCGGCGTCACCACGGCCACCGCGCACGACACCGTGCAGTACCTGCCCCAGGACCTGAAGACCGCTCCGCTGGCCGAGAAGACCATCATCCAGGACGCGGACGGCAAGACGATCGCGACGCTGTACCAGCAGAACCGGACGCCGGTGACGCTGAAGCAGATCAGCCCGGTCATGCTCAAGGCGATCGTCGCGATCGAGGACGACCGGTTCTACGAGCACGGCGCGATCGATGCCAAGGGCACACTGCGCGCGCTGCTGCGGAACCAGTCGTCGGGTGGGGTACAGCAGGGTGGCTCGAGCATCACCCAGCAGTACGTGAAACTGAACCTGATCAACAAGGCCCGGACGCCGGAAGAGGTCAAGGAAGCCACCGCCGAGACGTACGAGCGGAAGGTCGCCGAGCTGCGCTACGCGATCGCGGTCGAGAAGGAACTGACCAAGAGCCAGATCCTGAACGGCTACCTGAACCTGGCCTTCTTCGGCGACCGCTCGTACGGCGTCGAGGCCGCGGCCATGCACTACTTCGGCGTCCACGCCGCCAGGCTGAACCTGCCGCAGGCCGCGATGCTGGCCGGCCTGGTGAAGAACCCGACCGGCTACGACCCGATCGACAGCCCGAAGCGGGCCAAGGACCGTCGCGACGTCGTCCTGCGCCGGATGCAGGAGCTCAACATCATCACCGCCAAGGAGGCCGCGACCGCGATCAGTACGCCGGTGATCGACCCGGCCAAGGTCCGGGTCGCGCCGAGCGGCTGCGCGAACTCGAAGTACCCGTTCTTCTGTGAGTACGTGGTGTCGAAGCTCAAGGAGAACGCGGCGTTCGGCAAGACGCCCGAGGAGGCGGAGAACTACATCGAGACCGCCGGCCTGGTGATCAAGACCTCGCTCGACCAGCGGATCCAGGCGGCCGCGCAGACCTCGATCAACCAGCACTCCAAGGCCGGTGACCAGGCCGTCGCCGCGATCACCATGGTCGAGCCCGGGACCGGGCTGGTGAAGGCGATGGCGCAGAGCCGTTCGTACGGCAGCAAGAAGGGGCAGACGGCGTACAACTACAACGTCGAGAAGTCCTACGCCGGCGGCTTCGGCGGCTTCCAGAACGGTTCGACGATGAAGGCCTTCACGATCGCGGCCGCGATCGGCAAGGGCGTGCCGACGACGTACCGGATCAACTCGCCGCAGGTGATCAGCCTGGGCGGCAAGGAGTTCAGCACCTGCAACGGGCCGACCTCGGTCGACGTCTACAACCCGAAGAACTCGACCAAGACGATCGCGGACCCGTCGATGGTCGACGCGGCCAAGGCCTCGACCAACACGTACTTCCTGCAGTTGTCCGAGCAGATCGGCATCTGCCCGATCGCCACGATCGCGTCGAAGCTCGGCATGTACGACGCCCAGACGCTGAAGCCGCTGAAGCAGGTCGTTTCGTTCACCCTCGGCTCCGCCGGTCTGATCACGCCGCTGATGCTGTCGAACGCGTACGCGACCTTCGCCGCCCGCGGGATGTACTGCAGCCCGCAGATCGTCACGTCGATCACCATGATCAAGACGCAGAAGGCGATCCCCACGCCCGGCCCGAACTGCCACCGGGTGCTGTCGCCCGGCGTCGCGGACGGCGTCAACTACGTCCTGCACCAGGTGATGATCAACGGCGGCACCGGCTCGAAGCTGAACTTCGGCAAGAGCGACCTGGCCGGCAAGACCGGAACGATCGATGAGAACCAGGCCGTCTGGTTCTCCGGCTACTCGAACAAGCTCGCCGCCGCGGCCGTGGTCGGGGACGCCGATCCGCCGGCCTCGAACCTGATCAAGCAGGTCTTCAACGGCAAGAAGCTGAAGGACGCGTCCGGTTCCGGTACCGCCGGGCCGGTCTGGGAGACGGCCATGCAGATGGCGCTGCACGGCCTCCCGACGAGCAAGTTCGTGAAGCCGGACGACAAGATCATCCGCGGCAACGTGAAGGACCTGCCCTACCTGAAGGGCATGACGCCCGCGGACGCCGGCGCCAAGCTGCTGTCGATGGGCTTCAAGGTCGTCATGTCCCACGGTGACCGGGTCGACTCCGACGCCCCCGCGGGCACGGTCGCCTGGACGAACCCACGGCAGGAGGACGGCGCACCCGCCGGCTCGACGGTCACGCTGATCATCTCCAACGGCAGCAGGGCACAGCCGACGATTCCGCCGACCATCCCGCCGGTGCCACCGGGTACTCCGCCGACGATCAAGCCGCCGCCCAACATCCCGACCTGTATGCCCTGGGATCCCAAGTGCCACCCACGCCGCGGCGGCTGA
- a CDS encoding (R)-mandelonitrile lyase gives MQILPKPATAKGPAEWFTGDVWFDVIIRGESPSRVRVNTVRFAPGAHTAWHRHANGQTLHVTEGVGLVQSRGGKVTVIRPGDVIYTPPGEWHWHGASPDNFMTHTAIWEALDTNAPETEWGDHVTPTEYAVPE, from the coding sequence GTGCAGATCCTCCCCAAGCCCGCGACCGCCAAAGGACCGGCCGAGTGGTTCACGGGTGACGTCTGGTTCGACGTGATCATCCGCGGCGAGTCGCCGTCCCGCGTCCGTGTGAACACCGTCCGCTTCGCACCCGGCGCCCACACCGCCTGGCACCGGCACGCCAACGGCCAAACCCTCCACGTCACCGAAGGCGTGGGTCTGGTCCAGTCCCGCGGCGGCAAGGTCACGGTCATTCGCCCCGGCGACGTCATCTACACCCCACCAGGCGAATGGCACTGGCACGGCGCGTCGCCCGACAACTTCATGACCCACACCGCCATCTGGGAAGCCCTCGACACCAACGCCCCCGAAACCGAATGGGGCGACCACGTCACCCCCACGGAGTACGCCGTACCCGAGTGA
- a CDS encoding HelD family protein — MTDQLLADEITAEQGEVDRMYDRLDILREQARTELDRVQIEETTGTGQGYTERESFTELFSGRFSQLSSVERGLCFGRIDETAGEQFHIGRIGLFDEDYEPLLIDWRTPVAQVFYRATAAEPLGVKRRRHIRLHGRSVVGVDDDLLDLDALGDGERSTLIGEAALLSSLTASRTGRMNEIVATIQSEQDQIIRSSLPGVLVVQGGPGTGKTVVALHRAAYLLYTHREQLGRSGVLVVGPNSTFNRYIDQVLPSLGETDVVLATISELYPGVEATAPESPEAARIKGDLAMAEVLAQAISSFRVVPAAPIQLKVDQHELVLRPSAIRKAQQGALAAQEQHNRARPIFVRRILKTLTRQIVERIGRQYVGTEDVEDIEKELAEDDRVLELLDRLWPELTPQLLLSVLFSSADRLTAAAPHLTDDERTAVLRPPTADWSRCDVALLDEAAELLGETSGIVAGRNRQAAEEAAAVEANREYAHGVIDIELTAERIEIMPWEIEQFKDLIAQRTRLIDNPLTLAERAASDRTWVFGHVIVDEAQELSAMDWRMLMRRCPRRSMTLVGDIAQTGSAAGVRSWADLLDRYAPRRWRTAELTVNYRTPTEIMTIAADVLAAIDPTLSPPTSVRETGVEPTILDVPAEDLADALRAAIKSEQQSIGDGRLAVIVPTSRYDELAAALPDATHTHDPSILDARTALLDVAQSKGLEFDAVLIADPTTITTDSPRGLSDLYVAITRATKHLTIVGNLPEVLTRVRRTPWG; from the coding sequence GTGACGGATCAGCTACTCGCGGACGAGATCACCGCAGAACAAGGAGAAGTGGACCGGATGTACGACCGGCTGGACATCCTGCGGGAGCAAGCCCGGACCGAACTCGACCGGGTACAGATCGAGGAAACCACCGGCACCGGCCAGGGATACACCGAACGCGAATCGTTCACGGAGCTGTTTTCCGGGCGATTCTCGCAGTTGTCGTCGGTGGAACGGGGATTGTGTTTCGGGCGTATCGACGAGACCGCCGGAGAACAGTTCCACATCGGCCGGATCGGACTGTTCGACGAGGACTACGAACCGCTCCTGATCGACTGGCGGACGCCGGTCGCGCAGGTCTTCTACCGCGCCACGGCCGCCGAGCCGCTCGGCGTCAAACGCCGCCGGCACATCCGGCTGCACGGCCGGTCCGTCGTCGGGGTGGACGACGACCTGCTCGACCTGGACGCGCTGGGCGACGGCGAGCGCAGCACGCTGATCGGCGAGGCCGCGTTGCTCTCGTCGCTGACCGCGAGCCGCACCGGCCGGATGAACGAGATCGTCGCGACGATCCAGTCCGAGCAGGACCAGATCATCCGGTCCAGCCTGCCGGGCGTCCTCGTCGTCCAGGGCGGTCCGGGCACCGGCAAGACAGTGGTCGCGCTGCATCGCGCGGCGTACCTGCTCTACACGCATCGCGAGCAGCTCGGGCGCAGCGGCGTACTCGTCGTCGGGCCGAACAGCACGTTCAACCGCTACATCGACCAGGTCCTCCCCTCGCTCGGCGAGACCGACGTCGTGCTCGCCACGATCAGCGAGCTGTACCCCGGCGTGGAGGCCACCGCTCCGGAGTCGCCGGAGGCCGCACGGATCAAGGGTGACCTGGCGATGGCCGAGGTCCTCGCGCAGGCGATCAGCAGCTTCCGCGTCGTACCGGCGGCGCCGATCCAGCTGAAGGTCGACCAGCACGAGCTGGTACTGCGGCCGAGCGCGATCCGCAAGGCCCAGCAGGGCGCACTGGCGGCGCAGGAGCAGCACAACCGGGCGCGGCCGATCTTCGTCCGCCGGATCCTCAAGACGCTGACGAGACAGATCGTCGAACGGATCGGACGGCAGTACGTCGGGACCGAGGACGTCGAGGACATCGAGAAGGAGCTCGCCGAGGACGACCGCGTCCTGGAGCTGCTCGACCGCCTCTGGCCTGAGCTCACGCCGCAGCTGCTGCTCTCGGTGCTGTTCTCCTCCGCCGACCGTCTGACCGCGGCCGCACCACATCTCACCGACGACGAGCGGACCGCCGTACTGCGTCCACCCACCGCGGACTGGAGTCGGTGCGATGTCGCGCTGCTCGACGAGGCGGCCGAGCTGCTCGGCGAGACCAGCGGGATCGTTGCCGGACGCAACCGTCAGGCGGCCGAGGAAGCGGCCGCGGTGGAGGCGAACCGCGAGTACGCGCACGGGGTGATCGACATCGAACTGACCGCCGAGCGGATCGAGATCATGCCCTGGGAGATCGAGCAGTTCAAGGACCTGATCGCGCAACGCACCCGGCTGATCGACAACCCCCTCACCCTGGCCGAGCGCGCCGCATCGGACCGTACCTGGGTGTTCGGTCACGTCATCGTCGACGAGGCCCAGGAACTGTCCGCGATGGACTGGCGGATGCTCATGCGCCGCTGCCCCCGCCGCTCGATGACCCTCGTCGGCGACATCGCCCAGACCGGCTCGGCCGCCGGCGTACGCTCCTGGGCCGACCTCCTGGACCGCTACGCCCCACGCCGCTGGCGCACCGCCGAACTGACGGTCAACTACCGCACCCCGACCGAGATCATGACCATCGCCGCCGACGTCCTCGCCGCCATCGACCCAACCCTGAGCCCACCCACTTCGGTCCGCGAAACCGGCGTCGAGCCAACCATCCTCGACGTCCCCGCCGAGGACCTGGCCGACGCGCTCCGAGCCGCCATCAAGTCCGAACAACAGTCCATCGGCGACGGCCGGCTGGCCGTCATCGTCCCCACCTCCCGCTACGACGAACTCGCCGCCGCCCTCCCCGACGCAACCCACACCCACGACCCATCGATCCTCGACGCCCGAACAGCCCTCCTGGACGTCGCCCAATCCAAAGGCCTCGAATTCGACGCAGTCCTGATCGCCGACCCCACCACCATCACCACCGACTCCCCCCGAGGCCTCTCCGACCTCTACGTCGCCATCACCCGAGCCACCAAACACCTAACCATCGTCGGCAACCTCCCCGAGGTACTCACTCGGGTACGGCGTACTCCGTGGGGGTGA
- a CDS encoding zinc-binding dehydrogenase: MRATYLYGAGDVRVIDVPDPVIQQPTDAVVRVTASCICGSDLHPYHNLPVTPGGKTMGHEFVGVVEEVGRDVTTLRKGDFVIAPFAWSDGTCDFCREDLQTSCRHGGFWNANGVAGGQAEAVRVPLADGTLVKVPGGEDPALVPGLLTLSDVYGTGYHAALKGGVSPTTAVTVIGDGAVGLLAVLAAKQLGAGHIILMGRHKDRTDLGVEFGATDVVAERGEEGIAKVRELTGGDGTHVVIEAVGHMPAYEQALGVVRPGGVISRVGVPQYDDAPVGFPSLFGPNITLTGGPAPARAYIERLLPAVLDGTVAPGKVFDRTVDFDGVPDGYRAMDDRKALKVLIRP; this comes from the coding sequence ATGCGAGCGACTTACCTGTACGGCGCCGGGGATGTGCGCGTCATCGACGTACCGGACCCGGTGATCCAGCAACCAACCGATGCCGTGGTCCGGGTGACCGCGTCCTGCATCTGCGGCAGTGACCTGCACCCGTATCACAACCTGCCCGTCACACCCGGCGGCAAGACCATGGGCCATGAGTTCGTGGGTGTGGTGGAGGAGGTCGGCCGGGACGTGACCACGCTGCGGAAGGGCGACTTCGTCATCGCACCGTTCGCGTGGTCCGACGGGACCTGTGACTTCTGCCGTGAGGACCTGCAGACGTCCTGCCGGCATGGCGGCTTCTGGAACGCGAACGGCGTCGCCGGCGGCCAGGCGGAGGCGGTCCGGGTGCCGCTGGCCGACGGCACGCTGGTCAAGGTCCCCGGCGGCGAGGACCCGGCCTTGGTTCCGGGGCTGCTGACGTTGTCCGACGTCTACGGCACCGGGTACCACGCGGCACTCAAGGGCGGTGTCTCGCCGACGACCGCGGTCACCGTGATCGGTGACGGCGCGGTCGGACTGCTCGCGGTTCTCGCGGCGAAGCAGCTCGGTGCCGGGCACATCATTCTGATGGGCCGGCACAAGGACCGGACCGATCTCGGCGTCGAGTTCGGCGCGACCGACGTGGTGGCCGAGCGCGGCGAAGAAGGCATCGCCAAGGTTCGCGAGCTCACCGGCGGCGACGGAACGCACGTCGTCATCGAAGCGGTCGGCCACATGCCGGCGTACGAACAGGCCCTCGGCGTCGTCCGCCCCGGTGGCGTCATCAGCCGCGTCGGAGTCCCGCAGTACGACGATGCGCCGGTGGGCTTCCCGAGTCTGTTCGGACCGAACATCACCCTGACCGGCGGCCCGGCGCCGGCGCGGGCGTACATCGAGCGGCTGCTGCCGGCGGTCCTCGACGGGACCGTTGCCCCGGGCAAGGTGTTCGACCGGACCGTCGACTTCGACGGCGTCCCGGACGGCTACCGCGCGATGGACGACCGCAAGGCCCTCAAGGTCCTGATCCGGCCTTAA
- a CDS encoding PaaI family thioesterase, which produces MTETQQDPAVRSRTFTWTDPAETAARVGSSSGLEMLRAMRDGLIPAPPILQLVGATGFEPEEGKVTVFMPAAEFHYNPLGSVHGGVIATLLDTAAGCTVHSALPAGVGYTSLDLMTRFIKPVTVDSGVLRCEGAIISRGRRTAVAESRLYDERGKLLAHATSTCLIFDLPPA; this is translated from the coding sequence ATGACGGAGACTCAGCAGGACCCGGCGGTCCGCAGCCGCACGTTCACGTGGACCGACCCGGCCGAGACGGCGGCTCGGGTCGGGAGCTCGTCGGGGCTGGAGATGCTGCGGGCGATGCGCGACGGGCTGATCCCGGCGCCGCCGATCCTGCAGCTGGTCGGGGCGACCGGGTTCGAGCCCGAGGAGGGCAAGGTCACGGTGTTCATGCCCGCGGCCGAGTTCCACTACAACCCGCTCGGCTCCGTGCACGGCGGCGTCATCGCGACGCTGCTGGACACCGCCGCCGGCTGCACCGTCCACTCGGCGCTGCCGGCCGGCGTCGGCTACACGTCCCTCGACCTGATGACCCGCTTCATCAAGCCGGTCACGGTCGACTCCGGCGTCCTCCGCTGCGAAGGCGCCATCATCAGCCGCGGTCGCCGTACGGCAGTCGCCGAGTCCCGCCTGTACGACGAACGCGGCAAGCTCCTCGCCCACGCCACGTCGACCTGCCTGATCTTCGACCTACCGCCTGCCTGA